One Platichthys flesus chromosome 14, fPlaFle2.1, whole genome shotgun sequence genomic region harbors:
- the LOC133968960 gene encoding peroxiredoxin-6-like isoform X1, producing MPGLLLGDVFPDFEAEATTGTIKLHEFLGDSWGILFSHPRDYTPVCTTELGRAARLHGEFSKRGVKMIALSVDHLEDHHSWSKDILAYNCEESACCSLPFPIIADSKRELAVALGMLDPDEKDKDGMPLTARCVFIIGPDKRLKLSLLYPATTGRNFDEILRVVDSLQLTAGKRVATPADWKLGECVMVPPNMPEEEAAALFPEGVYTKDLPSGKKYLRYTPQP from the exons ATGCCGGGACTGTTGCTCGGGGATGTGTTTCCTGACTTCGAGGCAGAGGCCACCACTGGCACAATTAAACTCCACGAGTTTCTCGGTGATTC ATGGGGAATCTTGTTCTCCCACCCCAGAGACTACACCCCCGTGTGCACCACGGAGCTTGGCCGTGCTGCCAGGCTGCACGGGGAGTTCAGCAAGCGCGGCGTCAAAATGATCGCACTGTCAGTCGACCACCTGGAGGATCATCACAGCTGGAGCAAG GACATCCTGGCGTACAACTGTGAGGAGTCGGCCTGCTGCTCGCTGCCCTTTCCCATCATAGCGGACAGTAAACGGGAGCTGGCAGTGGCCCTGGGCATGCTGGACCCAGATGAGAAGGACAAAGATGGCATGCCGCTAACTGCCCGCTGT GTGTTTATCATCGGCCCCGACAAAAGGCTGAAACTGTCGCTGCTCTATCCTGCCACCACAGGACGCAACTTTGATGAGATCCTGAGGGTTGTGGATTCGCTCCAGCTCACAGCGGGGAAAAGAGTGGCCACACCTGCCGACTGGAAG CTTGGAGAGTGTGTGATGGTTCCTCCGAACATgcctgaggaggaggctgctgctttGTTCCCAGAAGGCGTCTACACCAAAGACCTGCCCTCTGGCAAGAAGTACCTGCGCTACACACCACAGCCATGA
- the LOC133968960 gene encoding peroxiredoxin-6-like isoform X2 — MPGLLLGDVFPDFEAEATTGTIKLHEFLGDSDYTPVCTTELGRAARLHGEFSKRGVKMIALSVDHLEDHHSWSKDILAYNCEESACCSLPFPIIADSKRELAVALGMLDPDEKDKDGMPLTARCVFIIGPDKRLKLSLLYPATTGRNFDEILRVVDSLQLTAGKRVATPADWKLGECVMVPPNMPEEEAAALFPEGVYTKDLPSGKKYLRYTPQP; from the exons ATGCCGGGACTGTTGCTCGGGGATGTGTTTCCTGACTTCGAGGCAGAGGCCACCACTGGCACAATTAAACTCCACGAGTTTCTCGGTGATTC AGACTACACCCCCGTGTGCACCACGGAGCTTGGCCGTGCTGCCAGGCTGCACGGGGAGTTCAGCAAGCGCGGCGTCAAAATGATCGCACTGTCAGTCGACCACCTGGAGGATCATCACAGCTGGAGCAAG GACATCCTGGCGTACAACTGTGAGGAGTCGGCCTGCTGCTCGCTGCCCTTTCCCATCATAGCGGACAGTAAACGGGAGCTGGCAGTGGCCCTGGGCATGCTGGACCCAGATGAGAAGGACAAAGATGGCATGCCGCTAACTGCCCGCTGT GTGTTTATCATCGGCCCCGACAAAAGGCTGAAACTGTCGCTGCTCTATCCTGCCACCACAGGACGCAACTTTGATGAGATCCTGAGGGTTGTGGATTCGCTCCAGCTCACAGCGGGGAAAAGAGTGGCCACACCTGCCGACTGGAAG CTTGGAGAGTGTGTGATGGTTCCTCCGAACATgcctgaggaggaggctgctgctttGTTCCCAGAAGGCGTCTACACCAAAGACCTGCCCTCTGGCAAGAAGTACCTGCGCTACACACCACAGCCATGA